The Sinomicrobium kalidii region ACGTTTCCGAAAAGAAAAAAAGGTTCAATGCCTGGGTGGTCTGGATTTACCTTTCCGTGTGTCTCAGCATATATCCGGCCACGGCCATAACTTTTGTTGGCGTAAAAGCGTTTGTTCAGGATTTTGACCCCGTAAGGATGACGCGCATATATGAAATATTTTTCTACAGCTGGCTGGTACTTTCCGTACTGTTTGCGATAAAGAGGGATAATTATTTTATCAATAAATACACCCTTATCGGCGGAGCCCTGATCGGTTTTCTCGTTCCTGTGGTCAACGGAGTGGTGTCGGGCAACTGGTTGTGGGTAACTTTATCTGCGGGGCATTATGGAATTTTCTTTATCGATGCTTTCTGGATTGTCTTGTCTGTAACTACACTTATCGTGGGACTGAAACTGAAGCGAAAGAAAGAACGTAGTCCCGTTAAAACCACCAAAAAAACCGAATCACGACAAAAACACCTCCATGCGGAGCAGGTATAGAAGTCTGGACAAAAAATCCCTTGTTCTTCCTTTAAAATGGATTTTGGGTGTTTGTATGGTTACAAAAGCGTGAAAAATAACAAAAAGGGTTTTGCTGTTAACTTTTCCTTAAATAGATTTGCATTATATTTATCAAATCTAAATAAAAATAAATTGCAATGAAAATAAGATCCGTACTTGTGGTGTGTTTTACCGCAATTTCGCTGTGGGCTTTTGCACAGCAGAACAATGCTTCCATACACGGTTATGTGACGGATGCAGAGGGCAACCTGATCGAAGGGGCCAATATCGTTATAGAAGGGTCCGGCCGCGGTGTTTCCTCGAAATCCGACGGGTATTACGAGATAAGGGGATTATCCGGGGGAACCTATCAGGTAAAGACTTCCGTAGTAGGCCATAAAACAACTTCACAGGAAGTACGGCTCGGAGAAGGGGACAGCCGTCTGGTAAACTTTGTTCTCGAAGCGGAAGTAAGCCAACTGAGTGAGGTGGTGCTTTCGGGACATAAAAAGGAAAAATATAATGTAGAGAATGTTTCTTCGACCCTGCGTTTGAACCAGGAATTGATAAAAATACCGCAGAACATACAGGTCATTACCGATGATGTATTGCGCGACCAGCAGATCTTCGGTATGCGTGAAGGTGTGGGCCGTAATGTCAGCGGAGTGATGGTTATGGAACACTGGGGCAATTATGCGCGGATAAACATGCGGGGTTTCCGTATCCCCGCTTTCAGGAACGGTATGAACTTCACGTCACAATGGGGGCCCGTGGCTGAAGATATGGCCATGGTAGAGCGTATTGAGATCATAAAAGGCCCGGCCGGGTTTATGCTTTCCGCCGGTGAACCCGCGGGACTGTATAATATTGTCACCAAGACCCCGAGAGCAACCCCCGGGAGGGAAGTAACGCTTTCCACCGGCAGTTACGGATTGCAAAGGGCTACACTCGATGTCGGGGGAAAAGTGGACAAGGCCGGCAAGTTGCTGTATCGTTTTAACGCCATGGGACACACCCAAAAGACGCATCAGGAGTACGGTTTTCACGACAAGTATTTGCTGGCGCCGTCATTCAAATACCTGTTTAACGAAAATACGACGCTTACCGCACAGTATACCTATCAATATTCGAAGGTGCCGGAACTGGGATCACCTTATGTTTTTTCTCCCAAAGGATATCGGGACGTGCCGCGGGATTTCAGTATATCCCATCCGGGGATAGACCCTTCCGTAAACAAGGAACATTCCGCTTTTGTTACTTTTGAGCACAAACTGGACCGAAACTGGAGGGTAACAGCGCAGTTGGGCTATCTGTCCGGTGCGCAGGAGAGTTCGGACATCTGGCCGGATGCGGTCAATGAAAACGGGGATATCTACCGAAGGCTGTATATTTTCGACGGAGAGGAAGAGCACAAACTGGGACAGGTATTCGTGAACGGGGAAGTACAAACAGGTCCGGTTTCCCATAAAATACTTGCCGGGCTGGATGTAGGGTCCAAAGATATATTGTATGACTGGGCAGAATCCCATCGTATTGATCCGGAAGATCACCCGTTCAATATTTACGCTCCCGACAATTCCCATGCCGTGATCCCCGAACTGGACCGTTCAACGAGCCTTCGGAAAAGGGCAAGTGATGCAGGCACCATCGTGGGACAGCAATACACCGCCTATTATGCACAGGATGAACTGGGGTTCTTTGACGACCGGCTCAGGGTAACCCTCGCAGGACGGTATACGAACCTGGATGAGTCTTCATGGTCCGGTAAAACTTCCGACGGTAAATTTACACCCCGCGCTGGGATCAGCTTTTCCATAGACGATAACACTTCCGTATACGGATTGTACGATCAGGCCTTCTTACCACAGGCGGGTACCGACAGGCAGGGAAATACCTTTGATCCCATAGAAGGGAATAATATAGAAGGAGGGATTAAGAAAAAGTGGTTTGACGGCAGGTGGAACACCTCTTTTTCATATTTCCGCATTACCAAGGAAAATATGCTGACAGCCGATCCCGAAGACCCGGTGAACAATTCGATCCAGCTTGGGGAAGTGAAGTCAATGGGAGGGGAATTTGACCTCAGGGGAGAGATCACTTCCGGACTTGATTTGATTCTCAATTACGCCTATACTGATGTCAGGATAAGCAAGGACACCGATCCCGAGGTGGTAGGTAAAAGGGTGAGCGGCCACGCCAGGCACATGAGTAACGGATGGCTCAAATACACACTTCAGGATACCGGGCTCAGGGGGCTGAATGTGTCGATGGGATACCTTTACATGGCAAAACGTGCCACCTGGGATTCCGTTTGGGGGATAGAAGGCGCCCAGACACTTCCCGATTATTTTCGCCTGGACGGTGCACTGGGATGGAGCAATGAAAAATTCAGTGTGGCCCTTAACATTAATAACCTGCTGAACGAATATCTATTTTCCGGGTCTTCGTATTCCGACGGACAGTTTTATTCACAACAAAGCGAACCCGGAAGGAATTTCCGCCTTACCCTGGGGTACAGGTTTTAAACGGAGACAGGGTAACAAAACGATGATAACAAAAACCATTATGATGAAAAAACTGATGTTGTTAACGATTGCGGTTCTGGGCCTTCAACAGGCCAATGCGCATTTTTTATGGCTGGAGACCGACTCCAGGGGTACACTGAACCAATCGCATGAAATACGGGTGTATTTTGGCGAATATACCCTGGGTGCCCGGGAAAAAACGGACGGACATTTTACCTATGCCGAAGATTTTACCCTGCACCTTATCGGCCCGGAGGGGAAGAAGACCAGGCTCGATAAAAAAGCGGCAACCGATCACTACACGGCTTCTTTTGTTCCGGAGACTGCGGGAGTTTACCGCGTGGTCCTTACCAATGACAATGTGGAAGTGGTGGATTACACCGAATACGATCTCGGTATTTTTAAAACGGAATATGCGTCTGTAGCTACCGTACATGTAGGTGCTGAAAAGAACAGGGGAGCAGAAAAATCTTCCCTCTCCAAACTGGAGGTCATTCCAGTAGACGAAGGGGAAGAGATCGTTTTACAGGTCATTTACGACGGAAAACCGCTCGCGGAGAACGAACTGAAGGTCTTTTTGCCGGGAGGCTGGGAAAAGACATTGCAGACCGATGAGGAAGGAAAAGTGGCTTTTTCCCTGCCCTGGAATGAACGGTATGTTGCTGAAACCTCGTTCAAGGAACAGAAACCGGGGACTTTCAAAGGGAAGGACTACGAATATATCTGGCATTTTACCACGTATAGTTTTAACAAGAAGTAACACCACACCGGTTTTTCCGAAAACATGCGAAAGCCCTTTCACGTCGTTAATAGCTTGAAAGGGCTTTTCGTTTTCAAAACTCACTTCGGATGTCACCAAACCCTGGAAAACAGGCTAAACTTCCGTGTCCCGGAGTTCGCTGCGGCCCCATGCACACATGGCGTCGATAACAGGGATAATGCTCAGTCCTTTTTCGGTCAGGGAATATTCTACCCTGGGCGGTTTTTCGTTATAGGTTTTCCTGGCGATCAAGCCATAGCTTTCCAGTTCTTTTAACTGCTCAGACAACACTTTCCGGGATATGGTGGGGATGAGTACCGTAAATTTTCCGAAACGGACAGTGGCATTCGCCAGGCAGTAAAGAATCACGGGTTTCCACTTGCTCCCCAAAATATGTGCGGTGTGCAGTACGGGGCAGTTTTCAGGGTTGTTATATATTCCGGGTCTTTTCATTACAGTAAGAACAGTTACCTTTTTGTAACCACTTTTTTATACAAATATACCATTAGTTACCTTTTGTAACTGTTTAAAAGCATATCTTGTTCCTGATATCAAAAAACTTGTAAGCATGAAAAAGACTATTGTAATCATAGGCGCAGGAAGTGGCATAAGCCTTTCTGTGGCCCGGTTGTTTCTGTCCCGTGGATTTTGCGTGGCTTTGGTTTCAAGGAATACGGATAAACTCCGGGCATTGATATCCGGCGAAGAAGTATCCTTTTTTTCCGCGGATGTGACCGATGAAACAAGCATAAAGACAGCTCTCGGGAAGATCAGAAAAACGTACAGCACCATTGATATCCTGCATTACAATGCCGCACATATCAGAAAGGCTGGAGTGTTTGAGGATACTCCCGAACAGCTTGTTGCCGATTTCCGGGTGAATGTGGCGGGACTGCTTACCTGTTCACAAATACTGAGGAAAGATCTCACGGCCTCAGGAGGTGCACTACTCATAACCGGTGGAGGGATAGGCATTCATCCTAATCCGGACTATGCTTCTTTGTCCTCGGGAAAGGCTGCATTGCGGAACCTGTCTGCAAGCCTGGAGGCTATCTTTGGTGCACAAGGGGTTTACGTTGGTATACTGACGGTTAACAATTATGTTACCAAAACATCGGCCCTGCACCATCCCGATAATATTGCCGCGCAGTTCTGGAACATGTATTCCGACCGAAAGGTGTTTGAAGTGCAATTATAAAACCGGGTGAAGGGGGAGGGTGTCACAATACTCCTCCTTCGGTCTTACTTATCGTCGTCACACTTGTGTTTCCTCTTCAGCCTGTGCAGCAGTTCACGATTGAAGTCCCGCTCCGCCCGCTTGAGGAGCAGGATTTTTTTAGGAGGTAATATTTTCTTCAGTTTGTCTGTGAGTTCCACTTCCTCCAGGTACATCTTTTTTTCGATGACTTCCAGTTCGGCGAGGAGTTTATTTGCTTCTTTGTCTGACATCCGGTCTACTTCGCCGTTCCTTATTTTCAGTTTGATATTCTTGTATTCCTGGTGCCTCAGGCCGGAAACGTTATCATAGAATTTGTTGTATACGGGCCAGAATTCCTGGGCTTCGGCAGTGGAAAGCGAAAGTTTTTCGGTAATATAAGCCACTTTAAGGGCCTTGATGCGTTCTTTTTTACTCTTTTCCTGTGCCTGTACGGTGAGTGCAGCAGAAAACAGCATTAATAGAATAAAGAACAGTGTTTTAGGTGATTTCATCGGTTGTGTATTTTGTACAAATGGAAAATCATTCATTTAAATTAATATCGGAATAATCCGTCAGGTTTTCCTCCAGGTAACTTATAACATCATCGTCGTTCAGGGAAGAAAAGCTAATAGTGTCCAGATCGGCTGTGTTCAGCAGTTCGGTAACGTCTTCGGTGTAAAGGGGCAGCATGTTGTTATTAATATAAAATTCGATATCTTCCTGCGGTATGTTGGTAATGGAATAGGCTTTTTCAGACCTGGCAGGAAAAAAATCCACCTGGAAAACCGTGGCAAGAATCACTATGGCAGCGGCAGCCGTTGCTATGGCATAACCGATGTCCCGGAGGCTGTAAACAGGAGTTTTTCGCCGTGGCCGGGAAAAACCCTTATCCCTGCTTTTTCCCCCGACGGTTGATAACACCCGGTCTTCCATTTGTTCGAGGTAACCGTCAGGGAGACTAAAACCATCCTTTTCCGGCAGCTTCCGGTTTAAGGTAACAGCTTGCATGATCCTGTCTTCCAGAGTGTCGAAATAACCTTCGGGAGCCCGGAATCCGCTTTTCCTGTTTGTTTTTTTATAGTCCATAACTATTTGACTGTTTTGTAAATAGAAGGTTTAATCTGTGGTTAAAAACTGTTCTATTTTTTTTACGGCATGATGATATGAGGCTTTTAATGCACCGACCGAAGTATCCAGTATTTCAGATATTTCTTCGTAAGTGAGCGCTTCAAAATATTTCATATTGAACACCAGTTTCTGTTTTTCGGGAAGGGTAGCTACGGCCCGTTGTAATTTCAACTGTATTTCGTCACCGTCAAAATAGGTATCGGCCCGAAGGTTTTTTACCAGGTTTTCCCGGAGTTCCGAATCGCCGATCCCTTTCCTTTTGGCCCTGGCATTTAAAAAAGTAATGGATTCGTTGATGGCTATGCGGTATATCCACGAAAACAAGCTGCTCTCTCCCTTGAACGAATCTATATTGCGGTATATTTTTATGAATGTATTCTGGAGGACATCATCTGTATCGTCATGGTTGATCACCATTCTCCGGATATGCCAGTACAATCTTTCCTTGTATTGGGAAATGAGTTCCCTGAAAGCCTTTTCGCGTGTATCTTGATCTTTTAACTGACGTATTAATCCGGAATCTGGCACCACGTAATCTCTCTGTATTGGATTGTAAGTTATTAAAAAGTTTCAAAGTATTAAATTAACAAAAAAAGATGGTATAGTTAGGTTTTATATGTATTTTTTTATGCCTTTTTTTGATAAAAACAAAAAAATATAATTAACTTCGGGCCAACTTTTTGACCAACCAATTCTTTTTTTGCTTATATATAGGGTGAAAAAAGCCCAGGTCTTACTGTGAACACGCATCCGTCTTTCCCGACGGATGCTTTTTTATGTGCTTTTACCGTTTAATCGAAAGATTGCATGTCTACCAGTTTCTTGTAGGTACCGTTCCTTGCCATCAGTTCGTCATGTGTGCCCTGCTCGGCTATTTCACCTTTTTGCATCACTACAATAAGATCGGCGTTCTGTATGGTGGAAAGACGGTGTGCAATAACCAGGGAAGTCCTGTTTTTCATCATGTTTTCCAGAGCGTTCTGTACGAGCTTCTCGCTTTCGGTATCCAGGGCCGAGGTGGCTTCGTCCAGGATCATGATAGGCGGGTTTTTCAATACGGCGCGGGCAATACTCAACCGCTGTTTTTGCCCCCCGGAAAGTTTGTTACCGCTATCCCCGATGTTGGTATATATCCCGTTGGGGAGTTGCTGTACAAACTCATAGGCATTGGCCACCTTCAGGGCTTCCTCGACCTCCTGGTCGGAAGCGTCTTCTTTTCCCAGGGCAACATTGGTCTTTACGGTATCGTTGAACAGGATGGAATCCTGTGTAACCAGTCCCATTAATCCGCGGAGTGACTGAAGCTCCATATTCCTGATATCCGTACCGTCTATGGAAATACTGCCCTGCTGTACATCGTAAAAACGGGTGATCAGATTGGCGATGGTACTTTTTCCGCTACCGGACTGTCCCACCAGGGCTATGGTTTTTCCTTTGGGGATACGAAGGGAGAAGTTTTTCAGTACTTTTTCTTCTTCGTATTGAAAATTGATATTTTGTATGTTGATCTCTTTGTCAAAACTGTTTTTTCGGACTGCATTTTCGGTATCGGCAATGGGGTTTTTCTCTTCGAGGATACTCAGTACCCTTTCTGCTGCGGCATTTCCCTTTTTTACTCCATAAGAAGCCTTGGAGATCGATTTTGCGGGAGTGAGGATGTTATAGGCCAGTCCCATATATGCAATAAATGTAGCTCCGCTCAGGCTATTTTCTATGAGGACCATGTGCCCGCCGTACCACAGCAGTATGGCAATGACGATAATACCCAGAAACTCACTGGCAGGAGAGGCAAGGTTCTGGCGATTGAGTATCTTGTTGGACAGGTTATAGAACCGTTTTGTGGAATCCCGGAACCGCTTGTTGAAATAGTTTTCGGAATTAAATCCTTTGATGACTTTAAGGCCCCCGAGGGTTTCTTCTATTACGGAAAGGAAATAGCCCTGTTCCAGTTGGGCCTTGTCTGATTGTTTCTTTAGCCGTTTCCCGATCATGGATATGATAAAGCCCGATACGGGAATAAAAATAAACACGAACAGGGTGAGCTTAGGACTCAATGCGAACATGGCCACAATAGTGAAAATAATGGTAAGGGGCTCCCGAACCACCAGTTCCAGGATAGAGAGAAAGGAATGCTGAATTTCCAATACATCAGAGGAAATACGGGCTATGACATCGCCTTTCCGTTTTTCCGAAAAATAGGCGATGGGCAGTTCCACTACTTTTTTATACATGGCATTGCGAACATCCTTTAAAACCCCGTTCCTCAGAAAGGTGATGAAGAACATGGCCAGGTAATTGAAGAAGTTCTTCAGCAGGAACAGGGAAATGATGACAACGACCATGACCCCGAGCGTGTATTCCGCTCCTTTTGTGCTTCTGGTTGTTGTGATATAATAGTTGAGGTAATCTTCAATATAGGGTTTGAGATGTGCCAATCCTTCATAGACCGGGGGGGTGGTAATATTTTCCGCATCGCCGAACAACACGGTGAGCATGGGAATCAGCGATACCATGGAGAGCGTTGCAAACAGCGCATAAAAAATATTACAGATGATGTTGAACACTGCATACTTTTTATAGGGCCGGGCAAAGCGGAAAATCTTTTTGAAATAATTCATTCAGTCTCTGTATTTATATAAATATTTTCCCGTAGAATATTTACCGGGAAACAGCCGGGTAACCGGAAAACGGTCAGGCACCGATCCCCAGTTCCAGGATAATGTTTTCGATTCGCTGCTGCAATTCCCGTTCCGTTTTTTCAAACCGGTCTGCCGATGGCAGGTTTGTATTGACACTTACATAGAATTTGATTTTGGGCTCTGTCCCGCTGGGCCTTGCTGCTATTTTACTTCCGTCTTCCGTGTAATAGATCAATACATTGGATTTCGGGATGGCTATGGGTTCCTCTTCTCCCGTTATCATGTTTCGGGCTACCGAGCTCTGGTAATCCTCTATACGGGTTACCCTGGACTTATTGATTGTTTCCAGGGGTTTGTTCCTGAGGTCAGTCATTATCTGTCTGATCTCTTCGGCACCTTCCATTCCTTTTTTTACCAATGAAACAAGGTGTTCCTTGTAAAAACCGAAATCGACATACATCTGTAAGAGTTTTTCATACAGGGTACTGCCTTCTGCCTTGGCTTCCGAAGCAATTTCACAGGCCAGCAGGGAAGCGGTAACGGCATCCTTATCCCGTACAAAATCGCCTACCATGAAGCCGAAACTTTCTTCCCCGCCACCGATAAACGGTTGTTCCGGATGATCTTTTATCATCTTGGCGATCCATTTGAACCCGGTGAGTCCGGCTTTGCATTCCACACCGTAAGCTTCGGCAAGTTTGTGCATCATGGGGGTAGAAACTATCGTAGACCCAATAAACTCCTTTCCGGTGATCCTGCCGTCATTTTTCCACTGGTCCAGCAAAAATTTGGTCATCAGCACCATGGTCTGGTTGCCGTTGAGGAGCATGAGTTTCCCTTCACGGTTTCTTACGGCAATGCCGAGACGGTCGCTGTCCGGGTCGGTACCTATTACCATGTCGGCCCCGGTTTCTTCGGCTTTTTGCATGGCTATGGTCAGCGCTTCCGGTTCTTCCGGGTTGGGAGATTTCACGGTAGGGAAATCCCCGTCGGGCGTAGCTTGCTCCTCTACAATATATACGTTTTCATATCCGGCCCTTTTCAACACTTCCGGTAAGGTTGTGATGGAAGTACCGTGGAGCGAGGTAAACACAATCCTGAAATTGTCTTTTCCCCGGGCATTAAAACTACCGTTCTTCACCGAGGCGGAGATGAACGCTTCATCAACATCTTTATCCACATACGTTATCAGTTCGTTCTTCGGAGTAAACCGGATGTCTTCAAAAGAAATACTGTTGATCTCTGCCACGATCCCGGTATCCTGCGGAGGTACGATCTGCCCCCCGTCGGTCCAGTAGACCTTATAGCCGTTGTATTCCGGAGGGTTATGGGATGCGGTGAGTACAATCCCGCAATGGCAGCCGAGGTATTTTACGGCAAATGAAAGTTCCGGTGTGGGACGCAGGGCGGAAAAGAGAAATACTTTTATACCGTTGGCCGAAAAAACTTCGGCGACCACCCTGGCAAGGGTATCACTGTTATGGCGGCAATCATACGCAATAGCCACTTTCAGATGTTCATCCGGATAGGCTTTTTTAAGGTAATTGCTGAGCCCCTGGGTATTTTTCCCCAGGGTATATCTGTTAATGCGGTTACTTCCCGTACCCATAATGCCACGCATACCGCCTGTTCCGAATTCAAGATCTTTGTAAAAAGCTTCGGTTAATTCTTTGGGAGAAGCTTCCATCATTTCCTTTATGTTCTCTTTGGTAGCATCGTCAAAGGCCGGGCTGAGCCACTCGTTTACCTTTTTCAGAATATTCTCTTCAATTTGCATTTTTTTCTGGTTTATAGCGGTTTGTTCTGTGTTGATAATGCTAAATCTGCTCTATTCGTTATCGTTATCCCGGGTTTCTGTTGTCACTTTTTGGGTTTTATTCCCGCTTTCCGGAACATCAACGTTCAAAGTGCCGGAAATCTTATACCTGTCGTTCTTTGTTTTTGTCCGGAGTATGATCTCCCCCAGGAAACCTGCAAGAAACAACTGGGAACCTATGATCATGGTGGTCAAAGCTATAAAAAACCACGGATTCTGGGTCACCAGGATGGTAGGTTGCTGATGGTAAAGTTTGTAAAGTTTGTCCGCACCGATGTAACCGGCCGAAAGAAAACCAATGAAGAACATCAGGACTCCCAGGGCACCGAAGAGGTGCATGGGACGCTTGCCGAAGCGGGAAAGGAACCATATGGTAATAAGGTCCAGGAAACCGTGAATAAAGCGTTCTATACCAAATTTGGTCTTCCCGTATTTGCGCGACTGGTGGCGGACCACTTTTTCCTCGATATGGGTGAATCCAGCGTTTTTGACCAGTACGGGTATATAACGGTGCATTTCCCCGTAAACGTCAATGTTTTTGATGACCACTTTTTTATAGGCTTTCAGTCCGCAGTTAAAATCGTGGAGTTTCAGTCCGGAAGTTTTTCGGGCTGCCCAGTTGAACAGTTTGGACGGGATGTTTTTGGAGAGAACGGCATCGTATCTTTTTTTCTTCCAGCCCGAGATAAGGTCGTAGTGTTGTCGGGTAATGAGTTCGTAGAGTTCGGGGATCTCTTCCGGGTTGTCCTGCAGGTCGGCATCCATGGTGATCACTACATCGCCCTGTGCCATCCTGAACCCGGCATGTAGGGCCTGTGACTTGCCATAATTCCGGAAAAAGCGAATGCCCCTTACCGCTTTGTTCTCCGAGGCAAGGCTTTCTATGGTATCCCACGAGCCGTCCGTACTGCCGTCGTCGATAAAAATGATCTCGTAAGAAAAGCGATTGGATTGCATTACCCGTGCAATCCAATCGTGTAATTCCCGTAAAGATTCCTGTTCATTAAGTAGTGGTATTACTACAGATATGTTCATGGGTAACGATTAAAATACGTCCCAAATTTACGCAAAATTGTTTCACTGCGGGTTTCGACAAAGCGATTCCGTGAAATCACTCCCTGCAGGTTCAGGTTAATAGTTGTTTTCGGGATTGTTTTTCTTCAGGGCCATTACGGGGATCAGCGACAGGACAAAACCAAAAAATATGCTGCCTATTAATCCGAAAGCGGCCTGGATAAGCGGAGAAGAGAATTTCTTTGCCATTTCGAGCTGGGCGTCGATCTGTTCCTGGTTCATGCCTTTGTCCTGCATCTGTGCCCGTGCCAGTTCTATTTGTTTGGAAGCCATGTCCGGATCAATGACATTGGCCAGCAAGAGCTGGTACAACATACTGATGATGCCGCCTACCAGGCAGATGCCAACACCTACCTTCATGCCCTGGGCAAAAGACATATAGCCGTTGTTGGCCTTTTTGAACTGCACAAGCCCGAAAATTATACATCCGAGCATAATGACTATACTTACTATCAAAACACTCATTCCTCCCTGGTAATGCATATCCATACTATATAGGATAATTCCCAGGACAACACTTATGGCGCCTAATATCAGCCCGTAAGTGAGGGCAAACTTTCCCGTTTTAGGTTGTTGATTTTCTTCCATGATTAAATAGTTTGGTTAAAAGTACTTATTTAGTAGTAAAAACAGGTGGTTTTGTTACATATTTGCAGGGAATATTTTTATGATGACCGATTTTTTTTAAAATGGTATTGTTTATTCTGTAAATATATTTAAATTTGCACCTCGAATTTTAGGAGAAAGAAATAAATATAACGGCGATGAAAAAAGGCATACATCCGGAAAATTATAGATTGGTGGCGTTCAAAGACATGTCAAACGACGAGGTTTTTATCACCAAATCCACCGCAGAAACCAAAGAGACCCTGGAAGTTGAAGGTGTGGAATACCCTTTGATAAAACTGGAGATATCCAGAACATCACACCCTTACTATACCGGTAAATCCAAACTGGTGGATACCGCCGGACGTATCGACAAGTTCAAGAACAAATACGCAAAGTTCAAGAAATAATTCTTGTAAACTTAAAATAAGGAAACCCCTGAGAAATCAGGGGTTTTTTTATTTTTACACAAAACTCACACACTATGAACTATATCCTTTTTGACGGCCCCGTCCGGAATGCGCTTCTGCCCTTTACGTTTACCAGGCCTGTTGCGGATATCCGGATAGGTATACTGACCATACGCGAAAAGTGGGAAAAACTGCTGAAAAC contains the following coding sequences:
- a CDS encoding phospho-sugar mutase, with translation MQIEENILKKVNEWLSPAFDDATKENIKEMMEASPKELTEAFYKDLEFGTGGMRGIMGTGSNRINRYTLGKNTQGLSNYLKKAYPDEHLKVAIAYDCRHNSDTLARVVAEVFSANGIKVFLFSALRPTPELSFAVKYLGCHCGIVLTASHNPPEYNGYKVYWTDGGQIVPPQDTGIVAEINSISFEDIRFTPKNELITYVDKDVDEAFISASVKNGSFNARGKDNFRIVFTSLHGTSITTLPEVLKRAGYENVYIVEEQATPDGDFPTVKSPNPEEPEALTIAMQKAEETGADMVIGTDPDSDRLGIAVRNREGKLMLLNGNQTMVLMTKFLLDQWKNDGRITGKEFIGSTIVSTPMMHKLAEAYGVECKAGLTGFKWIAKMIKDHPEQPFIGGGEESFGFMVGDFVRDKDAVTASLLACEIASEAKAEGSTLYEKLLQMYVDFGFYKEHLVSLVKKGMEGAEEIRQIMTDLRNKPLETINKSRVTRIEDYQSSVARNMITGEEEPIAIPKSNVLIYYTEDGSKIAARPSGTEPKIKFYVSVNTNLPSADRFEKTERELQQRIENIILELGIGA
- a CDS encoding glycosyltransferase family 2 protein, with product MNISVVIPLLNEQESLRELHDWIARVMQSNRFSYEIIFIDDGSTDGSWDTIESLASENKAVRGIRFFRNYGKSQALHAGFRMAQGDVVITMDADLQDNPEEIPELYELITRQHYDLISGWKKKRYDAVLSKNIPSKLFNWAARKTSGLKLHDFNCGLKAYKKVVIKNIDVYGEMHRYIPVLVKNAGFTHIEEKVVRHQSRKYGKTKFGIERFIHGFLDLITIWFLSRFGKRPMHLFGALGVLMFFIGFLSAGYIGADKLYKLYHQQPTILVTQNPWFFIALTTMIIGSQLFLAGFLGEIILRTKTKNDRYKISGTLNVDVPESGNKTQKVTTETRDNDNE
- a CDS encoding DUF4199 domain-containing protein; this encodes MEENQQPKTGKFALTYGLILGAISVVLGIILYSMDMHYQGGMSVLIVSIVIMLGCIIFGLVQFKKANNGYMSFAQGMKVGVGICLVGGIISMLYQLLLANVIDPDMASKQIELARAQMQDKGMNQEQIDAQLEMAKKFSSPLIQAAFGLIGSIFFGFVLSLIPVMALKKNNPENNY
- a CDS encoding type B 50S ribosomal protein L31 gives rise to the protein MKKGIHPENYRLVAFKDMSNDEVFITKSTAETKETLEVEGVEYPLIKLEISRTSHPYYTGKSKLVDTAGRIDKFKNKYAKFKK